A genomic segment from Lasioglossum baleicum chromosome 5, iyLasBale1, whole genome shotgun sequence encodes:
- the LOC143208959 gene encoding uncharacterized protein LOC143208959, whose translation MAQSLEGHVQTQLAIERALTNLKKLGKNNWTKSNLRTRIVHLQNQWRKFETGHSHLFATIPSDDRASIPYFLEDHFAATEEVYLDTLSFMTTHLDALTLDSPGQSASVSDGQACLSVPESQLPRIDLPQFEGRYDKWESFRDKFLALIIHNRSLRDVTRLHYLVSALKGRALESIDNLSITEDNFKIAWNTLKGRYENPRRIISAHMSELQNIPALSRESATDLENLCDRVGSILKSLQKIGRTPEDLWNDHLVHLVSQKLDGPTRKAWKLKISDDVTPPSFETLQKFLDSRARGLEEFSTESESSPTSRSETLPRPTAGFSRVHAATTSQSSTTSRPICPVCRASHVFSSCPKFMAQNPSGRRELVQRFSRCFNCLSGNHVLRDCASKYLCRVCHKRHHSLLHEDAPRSAPSGTASSPLPSEDSSAINSHFASTLATSSSSILLATAWVQIRVPSGRCITVRALVDQGSEASFVTESMVHLLRATCTRVATSISAVGGVHAGTVRRAVHLLVAPRDSDSPSVETTALVLKSLSTYMPKRIQNDRALAHLSQLKWADSDPSSSAAIHLLLGADVYSHIILDGLKKGSSGQPIAQNTIFGWVISGPVSSPLSQPRSESSISMHHCIQYDTLSNDLRRFWEIEEIPAHSPLTKEEEQCERHFQMHTSRSSDGRYIVRLPFRKGPPIDIGHSRSAADKVLQSIYRKFQLQPSLAEEYKEFLRDYENLGHMRQAPDLPSSSQCVYIPHHPVLRADSVTTHLRVVFNASSVTSNGSTLNDHLMPGPKLQLDLPAVILRWRTFRFVYTADIAKMYRQILVDERDVDYQRILWKPSRSEDTQAFQLLTVTYGMTCAPFLALRVLQQLINDEGKRFPLAVPVLRSHIYVDDVLFGGNDLSAIRQSRDQLVRLLQCGQMKLRKWASNTTEFLSDIDQDDHGLACSKTLAPDDRVKILGISWNPSRDSFEFNVHLSDPPPLTKRAILSTIAKLYDPLGWVTPAIIPAKILIQALWRLKVGWDDVIPTQYLEQWESIYSKFLLLNGIQIPRWIGFIPVASRIELHGFADASTIAYAAVVFVRCTSAAGTTQVSLVAGKSKVAPLTPLTIPRLELQAAVLLSRLMHFVASSLDLIEVPCYCWTDSTVALAWLKSHPSKWKMFVANRVADVQTRLPHAIWQHVPTTDNPADCASRGLSSGELVKSHLWWHGPSWLLEDSTEWPLQPQYFTVEDQSESKVVLHSVAPAPVCELESRFSSWPKLMRVTAYIQRFVRNARCCRRSRQRCFLGRALSAREVSDAKNFWLRRIQAIQFPETIAAIKNKKSLSSKDSLESLNPFIDENGLLRVGGRLRNAVLPVQSKHPVVLAPHPLVRLIIEQAHARALHAGLQLTLYILRQEYWLLRGRSQVKAVIHACVKCVRERASIPTQIMGDLPAVRVSPPKKPFSHCGLDYAGPVLIRASAGRGITSRKAYIALFICMATKAVHLELVADYSTSAFLNAYVRFCSRRGLPESMYSDNGTTFVGADRELTMSYRAALRNPEFQNQTASDGVVWHFNPPSAPHFGGLWEAGVKSVKHHLRRVLGDRKLTFEEFTTLLCAIEACLNSRPISPLSDTLDDVVPLTPGHFLIGSALTTPPQPSLLDIAENRLSRWQLVRHMTERFWKLWQNDYLNTLQQRGKWRRPRPSISIGQLVLLRNSDLPPCKWELGRVVQLHPGDDNHIRVVTVKTSTSCFRRPIVKLCPLPVACESER comes from the coding sequence ATGGCACAGTCTCTCGAAGGGCACGTGCAGACGCAGCTGGCGATCGAACGAGCCCTCACCAACCTCAAGAAGCTGGGGAAAAATAACTGGACCAAATCCAACCTGCGGACAAGAATTGTTCACCTCCAGAACCAGTGGCGGAAGTTCGAGACGGGTCATTCCCACCTCTTCGCTACCATTCCATCGGACGACCGTGCGAGCATTCCGTACTTCCTGGAGGACCATTTCGCTGCAACGGAGGAGGTCTACCTGGACACGTTATCGTTCATGACGACTCATCTCGACGCGCTCACTCTCGATTCTCCAGGTCAGTCTGCTTCCGTGAGCGACGGACAAGCGTGTCTGTCGGTTCCCGAATCACAGCTTCCACGGATAGATCTACCGCAGTTTGAAGGCCGTTACGATAAATGGGAATCGTTCCGCGATAAATTCTTAGCTCTCATTATACAtaatcgctcgcttcgcgatgtAACGCGCCTACATTATCTCGTTTCCGCATTAAAGGGTCGCGCTCTCGAAAGCATTGACAACTTATCGATAACCGAGGACAATTTCAAAATCGCGTGGAACACATTGAAAGGTCGATACGAAAATCCGCGGCGTATCATTTCCGCTCACATGTCGGAGTTGCAAAACATTCCTGCGTTATCTCGTGAATCTGCGACGGATTTGGAAAACCTTTGCGATCGTGTCGGCAGCATACTCAAGTCGCTGCAGAAAATCGGACGAACACCAGAGGATCTCTGGAACGACCATTTGGTCCATCTGGTTTCCCAAAAGCTAGACGGTCCGACGCGAAAGGCGTGGAAATTAAAAATCAGCGACGACGTTACACCTCCGTCTTTCGAAACTCTTCAGAAGTTTCTCGATTCTCGCGCTCGCGGTCTTGAGGAATTTTCAACTGAATCTGAATCCTCGCCCACATCGCGCTCGGAAACTCTGCCTCGTCCTACAGCTGGTTTTTCGCGAGTCCACGCAGCGACCACCTCGCAGTCTTCTACAACGTCGCGACCTATCTGTCCAGTGTGTAGGGCGTCACATGTTTTTAGTTCGTGCCCGAAATTCATGGCGCAAAACCCTAGCGGCCGCCGTGAACTAGTTCAAAGGTTTTCGCGCTGTTTTAATTGCTTGAGCGGTAATCATGTTCTACGAGACTGTGCGAGCAAGTACTTGTGCCGTGTGTGTCATAAGCGACATCATTCGCTATTGCATGAAGATGCACCTCGTTCCGCGCCGTCAGGTACAGCCTCGTCGCCGCTTCCGTCGGAAGATTCGTCCGCGATCAATTCGCATTTCGCGTCCACCCTCGCCACCTCGAGTTCAAGTATTCTTCTGGCCACCGCATGGGTTCAAATTCGCGTTCCGTCGGGCCGGTGCATCACCGTACGAGCCTTGGTCGATCAAGGATCCGAAGCCAGTTTCGTCACTGAATCTATGGTGCACCTATTGCGTGCGACGTGCACCCGCGTTGCGACATCCATTTCCGCCGTCGGAGGAGTTCACGCCGGTACGGTGCGTCGAGCCGTGCATCTCCTCGTAGCTCCTCGCGACTCCGACTCTCCGTCAGTCGAAACCACAGCGCTCGTTTTGAAATCGCTCTCCACGTACATGCCGAAACGTATTCAAAATGATCGAGCCCTCGCTCATTTATCGCAGCTTAAGTGGGCCGATTCTGATCCGTCGAGTTCCGCCGCGATTCATCTCCTTCTCGGCGCAGATGTGTATTCGCATATAATTCTCGACGGTCTCAAGAAGGGTTCAAGCGGGCAGCCTATTGCCCAGAATACAATTTTCGGTTGGGTAATCTCTGGTCCCGTATCATCTCCTCTCTCTCAACCTCGTTCGGAATCAAGCATCTCGATGCATCACTGTATCCAATACGACACTCTGTCGAACGATCTGCGTCGATTCTGGGAAATTGAGGAAATCCCTGCGCATTCCCCCCTCACCAAGGAGGAAGAACAATGCGAACGGCATTTTCAAATGCACACGTCGCGATCATCCGATGGACGGTATATCGTCCGTCTCCCTTTCCGTAAGGGCCCCCCAATTGACATCGGTCACTCTCGTTCTGCTGCCGACAAGGTCCTACAATCAATTTATAGGAAATTTCAATTGCAACCCTCGCTAGCTGAGGAGTATAAGGAGTTCCTCCGAGATTACGAGAATCTTGGACACATGCGTCAAGCTCCCGATTTGCCTTCCTCTTCTCAATGCGTTTACATTCCACACCATCCGGTCCTACGTGCCGACAGCGTTACCACACATCTTCGCGTGGTTTTCAACGCCTCCAGTGTCACCTCAAACGGATCTACGCTAAATGATCATCTTATGCCGGGTCCCAAATTACAGCTCGATCTTCCTGCCGTCATTCTACGGTGGCGAACCTTTCGATTCGTTTATACTGCAGACATTGCCAAAATGTATCGCCAGATTCTGGTGGACGAACGCGATGTTGATTACCAACGCATCCTCTGGAAGCCCTCTCGTTCCGAGGACACGCAGGCATTTCAGTTACTGACCGTCACGTATGGGATGACCTGTGCTCCCTTCTTGGCTCTCCGCGTTCTTCAACAACTAATCAACGATGAAGGCAAACGATTTCCGTTAGCAGTTCCCGTACTTCGATCTCACATTTATGTCGACGATGTTCTTTTCGGGGGCAACGACCTGTCGGCTATTCGCCAATCTCGTGACCAGTTGGTCCGCCTTCTCCAATGCGGCCAAATGAAGCTACGAAAATGGGCCAGTAATACAACCGAATTTCTTTCCGACATTGACCAGGACGATCATGGACTAGCATGTTCCAAAACTCTCGCTCCCGACGATCGAGTCAAAATCCTCGGGATAAGTTGGAACCCCTCTCGAGATTCCTTCGAATTCAATGTCCATCTTTCTGATCCGCCACCGCTCACCAAACGCGCGATTCTTTCAACTATCGCAAAGTTGTACGACCCTCTCGGATGGGTCACTCCGGCGATAATTCCCGCAAAAATACTCATTCAAGCATTATGGCGCCTCAAAGTAGGATGGGACGACGTTATCCCGACTCAGTATCTTGAGCAATGGGAATCAATCTATTCCAAATTTTTGCTCCTGAACGGAATCCAGATTCCACGATGGATCGGGTTTATTCCGGTGGCTTCGCGAATTGAACTTCATGGTTTCGCGGACGCGTCGACGATCGCGTACGCAGCAGTCGTTTTCGTCCGTTGCACCTCGGCCGCCGGAACCACTCAAGTGTCGCTGGTTGCTGGAAAGTCCAAAGTCGCTCCTTTGACTCCTCTGACCATCCCGCGCCTTGAACTGCAAGCCGCAGTTCTCCTCAGTCGCCTGATGCATTTCGTGGCGTCCTCCCTCGACCTGATCGAAGTTCCATGCTACTGCTGGACCGACTCTACCGTAGCGCTTGCGTGGTTGAAATCTCATCCTTCCAAGTGGAAGATGTTCGTCGCCAATCGTGTTGCCGATGTGCAAACTCGTCTTCCTCACGCAATTTGGCAGCATGTTCCAACCACAGACAATCCCGCCGATTGTGCGTCACGTGGACTTTCTAGCGGAGAACTAGTCAAATCTCACCTTTGGTGGCACGGTCCATCCTGGCTTCTCGAGGATTCCACGGAATGGCCCCTCCAACCTCAATATTTCACGGTTGAAGACCAGTCCGAATCCAAGGTTGTGCTTCACAGCGTGGCTCCAGCTCCCGTTTGCGAGTTAGAATCTCGATTCTCTAGTTGGCCAAAACTAATGAGAGTAACGGCCTATATTCAACGTTTCGTCCGAAATGCTCGCTGTTGTCGCCGGTCCCGTCAAAGGTGTTTTCTAGGACGCGCCCTGTCCGCTCGCGAGGTCTCCGATgcaaaaaatttttggttgcgccGCATTCAAGCAATTCAGTTTCCAGAAACCATTGCCgctatcaaaaataaaaaatctctcTCGTCAAAGGACTCACTCGAGTCTCTCAACCCGTTTATCGACGAGAATGGACTTCTTCGCGTCGGTGGCCGGCTGCGCAACGCAGTTTTACCCGTTCAATCGAAGCATCCGGTTGTTTTAGCTCCACACCCGTTAGTGCGCCTCATCATTGAACAAGCCCACGCACGGGCCTTGCATGCCGGTTTGCAGTTAACCCTCTATATTCTTCGTCAAGAATACTGGCTTCTCCGAGGTCGGAGTCAGGTGAAGGCTGTCATTCACGCATGTGTCAAATGTGTCCGCGAACGCGCCTCGATCCCGACCCAGATCATGGGAGATCTTCCTGCCGTGAGAGTGTCCCCGCCGAAAAAACCCTTTTCGCATTGCGGGCTGGATTACGCAGGCCCCGTTCTCATCCGCGCCTCCGCGGGTCGTGGGATCACTTCCCGCAAAGCCTATATAGCGCTTTTCATATGCATGGCCACCAAGGCGGTGCATTTGGAGTTAGTCGCGGATTACTCCACCTCAGCCTTTTTGAACGCATACGTCCGTTTTTGTTCTCGTCGAGGCCTACCGGAGAGCATGTATTCCGATAACGGAACAACGTTCGTCGGAGCAGATCGGGAATTGACCATGTCTTATCGCGCCGCTCTTCGAAATCCAGAATTCCAAAATCAAACCGCCAGTGATGGTGTTGTTTGGCACTTCAACCCCCCATCTGCCCCACATTTCGGCGGCCTATGGGAGGCCGGTGTTAAAAGCGTTAAACACCATCTCCGACGCGTTCTAGGCGATCGAAAATTGACGTTTGAAGAATTTACGACGCTCCTTTGCGCAATCGAGGCATGCCTCAATTCACGACCCATCTCACCTCTTTCCGATACTCTCGATGACGTCGTTCCGCTAACCCCAGGTCATTTTCTTATTGGATCTGCCCTCACAACCCCTCCGCAACCTTCGCTTCTGGATATCGCCGAAAATCGCCTCTCGCGATGGCAATTAGTTCGGCATATGACCGAACGATTTTGGAAATTATGGCAGAACGATTACCTCAATACGCTTCAGCAACGCGGAAAGTGGCGTCGCCCCCGCCCTTCCATCTCGATAGGACAACTAGTCCTCCTTAGGAATTCAGACCTTCCTCCGTGTAAGTGGGAGCTGGGGCGAGTGGTGCAATTACATCCCGGCGACGACAACCACATTCGCGTCGTGACCGTCAAAACATCCACCTCATGTTTTAGGCGACCCATTGTGAAATTGTGTCCTTTGCCCGTAGCGTGCGAATCCGAAAGATAA